Proteins encoded together in one Salmo trutta chromosome 3, fSalTru1.1, whole genome shotgun sequence window:
- the LOC115174622 gene encoding heterogeneous nuclear ribonucleoprotein A/B isoform X1, producing MSDTEQQFMETSENGHEGEDDFNGAKTADETEETETLNKGEEETEACIEDETAVEGEDSQNGATEGEGGQINASKGEEDAGKMFVGGLSWDTSKKDLKDYFSKFGEVTDCTIKMDQQTGRSRGFGFILFKEAVSVDKVLEQKEHRLDGRQIDPKKAMAMKKEPVKKIFVGGLNPDTDKEVIQEYFGTFGEIETIELPQDPKTEKRRGFVFITYKDETPVKKVLEKKFHNVSGSKCEIKIAQPKEVYQQQQYGGRGGGGRGRGRGGQSQNWNQGGGYNNYWNQGYGNQGYGYGGQQGYGGYGGYGNYDYSAGYYGYGGGYDYNQGNAGYGKTPRRGGHQSSYKPY from the exons ATGTCTGACACCGAGCAACAGTTTATGGAAACATCAGAAAACGGCCACGAAGGCGAGGATGATTTTAACGGAGCCAAGACAGCCGATGAAACGGAAGAGACCGAAACCCTGAATAAAGGCGAGGAAGAGACCGAAGCCTGCATAGAAGACGAGACGGCAGTAGAGGGAGAAGATTCGCAAAATGGTGCTACCGAAGGCGAAGGCGGACAGATCAACGCCAGCAAAGGCGAGGAGGATGCAGG GAAAATGTTTGTTGGAGGACTTAGCTGGGACACAAGTAAGAAAGATCTTAAAGATTATTTCTCTAAATTCGGTGAAGTGACGGACTGCACCATAAAGATGGACCAGCAGACAGGCCGGTCAAGAGGCTTTGGCTTTATTCTATTCAAAGAAGCAGTCAGTGTAGACAAG GTTTTGGAACAGAAGGAACACCGACTTGACGGACGACAGATCGACCCCAAGAAGGCCATGGCTATGAAGAAGGAGCCCGTAAAGAAAATCTTTGTTGGTGGCCTCAACCCAGACACCGACAAGGAAGTTATCCAAGAGTACTTTGGAACCTTTGGCGAG ATCGAGACAATTGAGCTTCCACAGGACCCAAAGACGGAAAAGAGAAGGGGGTTCGTGTTCATCACGTATAAGGATGAAACTCCTGTCAAAAAAGTGTTAGAAAAGAAATTCCATAACGTCAGTGGAAGCAAG TGTGAGATTAAAATAGCACAGCCCAAAGAGGTGTACCAGCAGCAGCAATATGGCGGCcgtggaggtggaggaagaggcagGGGCCGTGGAG GTCAGAGCCAGAATTGGAACCAAGGTGGCGGATACAACAACTACTGGAACCAGGGCTATGGTAACCAGGGCTACGGCTATGGTGGACAGCAAGGCTACGGCGGATATGGAGGCTACGGCAACTACGACTACTCCGCTGGATACTATGGCTATGGGGGTGGCTACGACTACA ACCAGGGCAATGCAGGCTATGGGAAAACTCCAAGACGTGGAGGCCACCAGAGTAGCTACAAGCCATACTGA
- the LOC115174646 gene encoding protein FAM53C codes for MVTLITEQLRRQNLEEPPYRRAFSLNVSLPEVGSSPTVCWRGYGLNPESSWSMFPSSKTHLQDAASVLSSLDPLGTPLPSTSATNMSLQSSPPLPPPPPKRHCRSLSVPEDLSRCRTPWRPSASKIWTPVKRRCHSGGGVAGMGVGSLVGSVPLRGPSSSLTSSLHSSSSPTFFSLALSPDSPLPWSVSWDHYDPPRESCTGLFPSSCSSSPATLGSCRPLQQRRFSLSPVHILPPQPSPALASRYIGMEAPAPSPAPSSACSTPSSSRRVLPLRLPRCHSQPCDLRKPGLKRRHDPDTLPNYTRPGLDFSKMTQIRSGEPLVCGAAVCMGLEPVLGDFRGTFSPADLLGRTSIGPLSESEEEEEKINMGVLEAGHQSVFERDCTELDLNLIEEN; via the exons ATGGTGACGCTCATCACAGAACAACTCCGCAGACAGAATCTGGAGGAGCCCCCTTACCGCAGGGCTTTCTCTCTTAATGTG TCGTTGCCTGAAGTGGGTTCTAGCCCCACGGTGTGTTGGCGCGGGTATGGGTTGAATCCAG AGAGCAGTTGGTCTATGTTCCCATCCTCCAAGACCCATCTGCAGGATGCCgcctctgtcctgtcctccctgGACCCCCTAGGAACCCCTCTCCCCAGCACCTCTGCGACAAACATGTCCCTACAGAGCTCCCCGCCgctaccccctcctccccccaaaCGCCACTGTCGCTCCCTGTCCGTCCCTGAGGACCTGTCCCGCTGCCGCACCCCCTGGCGCCCTAGCGCCTCCAAGATCTGGACCCCCGTCAAGCGCCGCTGCCACAGCGGTGGGGGGGTGGCCGGCATGGGGGTTGGCTCCTTGGTGGGCTCTGTACCCCTCCGAGGCCCCAGCtcttccctcacctcctccctgcacTCTTCCTCCAGTCCCACCTTCTTCAGCCTGGCCCTGTCCCCTGACTCCCCTCTCCCTTGGAGCGTTTCCTGGGACCACTATGACCCGCCCAGGGAGAGCTGCACAGGCTTATTcccctcttcctgctcctcctccccgGCCACGCTGGGTTCCTGTCGTCCCCTGCAGCAGCGCCGCTTCTCCCTGTCCCCTGTGCACATCCTGCCCCCCCAGCCCTCTCCAGCTCTAGCCAGTCGCTACATTGGGATGGAGGCCCCGGCCCCCTCTCCCGCTCCCTCCTCGGCCTGTAGTACCCCGTCGTCCTCAAGGCGTGTCCTGCCCCTCCGTCTCCCACGCTGCCACTCTCAGCCCTGTGATCTACGTAAGCCCGGCCTGAAGCGACGCCATGACCCAGACACGCTCCCCAACTACACCAGGCCCGGCCTTGACTTCAGCAAGATGACTCAG ATTCGCAGTGGGGAGCCCCTGGTGTGTGGAGCAGCTGTTTGCATGGGTCTGGAGCCTGTTTTAGGGGACTTCAGAGGAACCTTTTCACCTGCAGACCTCCTGGGAAGAACCAGCATTGGACCGCTTAGTgaaagtgaggaggaggaagagaaaataAATATGGGTGTGCTAGAGGCTGGACACCAGAGTGTGTTTGAAAGAGACTGCACAGAACTGGACTTGAACCTCATTGAGGAGAACTGA
- the phykpl gene encoding 5-phosphohydroxy-L-lysine phospho-lyase yields the protein MALEMFRKKETLAMRKKLIGQSCRLFYSDDPVKIVRARGQYLYDENGKRYLDCISNVQHVGHCHPSITQAATTQMKLLNANSRFLHDNIVQYADRLAATLPDKLSVFYFVNSGSEANDLALRLAHQYTQHEDVIVLEHAYHGHLTSLIDISPYKFQKLTGQKEWVHVAPIPDTYRGIFREDHPNPAQAYADTVKDVIDKVHQKGRKVSAFFAESLPSVAGQILLPKGYSTKVAEYVRSAGGVFVADEVQTGFGRVGSHFWAFQLQGDDFSPDIVTMGKPMGNGHPLSCVATTAEIAGAFTANGVEYFNTFGGNPVSCAIGLAVLDVIEKEDLRGNSSRVGGHLLDRLTQLQTKHPIIGDVRGVGLFVGLEMVTDKEQRTPATDAAAQVVRRLKEDYICVSTDGPWENIVKFKPPMCFSMEDADLVADRIHHILTDMRRSHQKLDSGDF from the exons ATGGCGTTGGAAATGTTCAGGAAAAAAGAGACTCTTGCAATGCGAAAGAAACTGATTGG GCAGTCTTGCAGACTCTTCTATTCAGACGATCCGGTGAAGATAGTCAGAGCCAGAGGACAGTATTTGTATGATGAAAATGGCAAGCGGTACTTGGACTGTATCAGCAACGTTCAGCACG TGGGTCACTGTCATCCCAGCATCACACAAGCAGCCACAACGCAGATGAAGCTTCTGAATGCCAATTCGCGCTTCCTTCACGACAATATCGTTCAGTATGCCGACCGCCTCGCTGCCACTCTGCCCGACAAGCTGAGTGTCTTCTATTTTGTCAACTCAGG TTCAGAGGCCAATGATCTGGCACTACGCTTGGCCCACCAGTACACCCAACATGAAGACGTCATTGTGCTTGAACA TGCATATCATGGGCACCTGACTTCGCTCATCGATATCAGTCCGTACAAGTTCCAGAAGCTGACAGGACAGAAAGAGTGGGTTCACGTG GCACCCATACCAGACACCTATAGAGGTATATTCAGAGAGGACCATCCCAACCCAGCCCAGGCATATGCAGATACTGTGAAGGATGTGATAGACAAGGTGCACCAAAAAGGTCGCAAG GTTTCAGCATTTTTTGCCGAGTCATTGCCCAGTGTTGCAGGCCAAATCCTCTTGCCCAAGGGATACTCAACTAAAGTAGCAGA ATACGTGCGCTCTGCAGGCGGAGTGTTTGTGGCAGACGAGGTGCAAACAGGTTTTGGGCGTGTGGGGAGCCATTTCTGGGCTTTCCAGCTGCAAGGTGATGATTTTAGCCCTGACATAGTGACTATGGGCAAGCCGATGGGCAACGGACATCCCCTGTCATGTGTAGCAACCACAGCGGAGATCGCTGGCGCCTTCACAGCCAACGGAGTGGAGTACTTCAATACA TTTGGCGGTAACCCAGTGTCGTGTGCCATCGGCCTGGCTGTCCTAGACGTGATTGAGAAGGAGGACCTGAGGGGGAACTCCTCAAGAGTAGGAGGACACCTATTGGACCGGCTGACACAGCTACAGACCAAACATCCAATCATTGGAGACGTCCG TGGAGTGGGGCTGTTTGTGGGCTTGGAGATGGTCACCGACAAAGAACAGAGAACCCCAGCTACAGACGCAGCAGCGCAAGTTGTCAGAAG ACTGAAAGAGGATTATATCTGTGTCAGTACAGACGGCCCCTGGGAGAACATTGTCAAGTTTAAACCTCCCATGTGCTTCAGTATGGAGGATGCAGACTTGGTGGCAGACAGGATACACCACATTCTCACAG ACATGAGGCGCAGTCATCAAAAACTGGACAGTGGAGATTTCTAA
- the LOC115174622 gene encoding heterogeneous nuclear ribonucleoprotein A/B isoform X2, whose amino-acid sequence MSDTEQQFMETSENGHEGEDDFNGAKTADETEETETLNKGEEETEACIEDETAVEGEDSQNGATEGEGGQINASKGEEDAGKMFVGGLSWDTSKKDLKDYFSKFGEVTDCTIKMDQQTGRSRGFGFILFKEAVSVDKVLEQKEHRLDGRQIDPKKAMAMKKEPVKKIFVGGLNPDTDKEVIQEYFGTFGEIETIELPQDPKTEKRRGFVFITYKDETPVKKVLEKKFHNVSGSKCEIKIAQPKEVYQQQQYGGRGGQSQNWNQGGGYNNYWNQGYGNQGYGYGGQQGYGGYGGYGNYDYSAGYYGYGGGYDYNQGNAGYGKTPRRGGHQSSYKPY is encoded by the exons ATGTCTGACACCGAGCAACAGTTTATGGAAACATCAGAAAACGGCCACGAAGGCGAGGATGATTTTAACGGAGCCAAGACAGCCGATGAAACGGAAGAGACCGAAACCCTGAATAAAGGCGAGGAAGAGACCGAAGCCTGCATAGAAGACGAGACGGCAGTAGAGGGAGAAGATTCGCAAAATGGTGCTACCGAAGGCGAAGGCGGACAGATCAACGCCAGCAAAGGCGAGGAGGATGCAGG GAAAATGTTTGTTGGAGGACTTAGCTGGGACACAAGTAAGAAAGATCTTAAAGATTATTTCTCTAAATTCGGTGAAGTGACGGACTGCACCATAAAGATGGACCAGCAGACAGGCCGGTCAAGAGGCTTTGGCTTTATTCTATTCAAAGAAGCAGTCAGTGTAGACAAG GTTTTGGAACAGAAGGAACACCGACTTGACGGACGACAGATCGACCCCAAGAAGGCCATGGCTATGAAGAAGGAGCCCGTAAAGAAAATCTTTGTTGGTGGCCTCAACCCAGACACCGACAAGGAAGTTATCCAAGAGTACTTTGGAACCTTTGGCGAG ATCGAGACAATTGAGCTTCCACAGGACCCAAAGACGGAAAAGAGAAGGGGGTTCGTGTTCATCACGTATAAGGATGAAACTCCTGTCAAAAAAGTGTTAGAAAAGAAATTCCATAACGTCAGTGGAAGCAAG TGTGAGATTAAAATAGCACAGCCCAAAGAGGTGTACCAGCAGCAGCAATATGGCGGCcgtggag GTCAGAGCCAGAATTGGAACCAAGGTGGCGGATACAACAACTACTGGAACCAGGGCTATGGTAACCAGGGCTACGGCTATGGTGGACAGCAAGGCTACGGCGGATATGGAGGCTACGGCAACTACGACTACTCCGCTGGATACTATGGCTATGGGGGTGGCTACGACTACA ACCAGGGCAATGCAGGCTATGGGAAAACTCCAAGACGTGGAGGCCACCAGAGTAGCTACAAGCCATACTGA